ACAGCCTAATGCGCCTCAATGTCTATACCGGATTGTTAATATCAATAAACTCAACCTTCAAACCCAGTTCAGCAGCTAGATGTTCCCCTAATGCTTTAGCCCCATATCGCTCTGTTGCGTGATGTCCTGCAGCAATAAAGTGAATCCCCATTTCTCTGGCTGTATGAATAGTCTGCTCAGAGGCTTCTCCTGTAATGAATGCATCGATTCCTTCTTGAGCAGCTAATTCTATATACCCTTGCCCACCGCCGGTACACCAGGCCACAGTATGAATTTCATCTTTCCCAGCCGCCTCAATCAATGGTTTTCTGCCAAGTTGTAAACTAATACGTTGCTCCAAGGCATTAATATCGATGCCATTCACAAAACAGCCTCGACGCACAACACTTTGCGCATTTCCCTCTTCTATCGGTTCATTCCCTTCGATATCAAGAAGCTTGGCCAACTGAGCGTTATTACCTAAAACCGGATGGCAATCCAACGGCAAATGATACGCAAACAGGTTAATATCATTGGCAAGCAAAGCACGAATACGATTACGCTTCATTCCTGTAATGACCTGATTTTCGCCTTTCCAAAAATAACCATGATGTACCAATATCGCATCAGCCTGAACATCAATTGCAGCATCGATCAGCGCCTGCGATGCCGTTACTCCCGTAACCACTTTATGTACGTCGGTTTTTCCTTCAACCTGAAGCCCATTTGGGCAATAGTCTCGAAATAGCCACGGCTGCAACAATTCGTCCAAATAGGCTAATAATTTGGTATTTTCCAAGCGAATATCCTCTCTAAAATGAAAAGCTGGGTCGAATATTAGACATTTTACTTAAAAGCAGGTATAACAATCGCCTTAAATTTTCGCAATCTTAAAATCAATAAGGCAATACAATAACGATATGAGTAAATTGGATAAAGACGAAGTTATAGCCAAATTTACCGAAGCATATAAAGCGGCTAATGGCAAAGAGCCACAAATTGAAGTTAAAAGTGGCTGGTATAGCGTTGACGGCGGTAAAAATATTCGTTTGGCTCAAATAGAAGAAATGTTGGCAGAACTCACTAGCGGTTCAACCAATACAAGCGAAGCAAAAGCAGAGAAAACAGAAAAAGCTGCTGCGCCTAAAGCTGAAAAAGCACCTAAGAAAGAAAAAGCCCCAGCTAAGAAAGCTGCGCCCAAGCCTAAAGCTTCTGGCGGTTTTTCAGTGAAAGCCTATTGGGCTGAAAAAATCACTGAAAACAACCCAGGTTCAAAATTACCTCGCTAAACCTGGCAATCAGAGATATCACACACCGTTAGCCAATGCTTTCGGTGTGATCTTCTCTTATATTTCTTCAGCGATTTTTCTAAAGCCTTCTATTTTTCTATCCTAAGCATGCAACCCCAATTCTATAGGGAATGGCTGTAAGTATGCCTGTTGCTCAAGATAAGGATTAGGAAAGCGTTTCAAATGATGGCGCAGTAAAGTTAAGGGCGCCAGTAAAGGCACATAGCCCAACCGGAAATGCTCAATCGCTTGAGACAACTCTCGTTTCTCTTCTTGCTCCAAATGCTTCTTAAAGAATCCCTGTAAATGCATAAGCACATTAGTATGCTTCTTACGGGAAACTGTACGAGATAATGCCGCCATCATTAGCGATTGATACTCACTCAAAGTGCTGGCGAGCTCTCCCTGCGACGCCTGAGCAACAATACGCCCGAGTTGACGATAAATATCTTCTTTATAAGCGAGGATCAAAAACTTGTAACGACTATGAAACGCCACCAAACTTCTCACACTTGGCTGTTCCAACACTTGGGTACGGAATTCATGATGAGCC
Above is a window of Paraneptunicella aestuarii DNA encoding:
- a CDS encoding Nif3-like dinuclear metal center hexameric protein encodes the protein MENTKLLAYLDELLQPWLFRDYCPNGLQVEGKTDVHKVVTGVTASQALIDAAIDVQADAILVHHGYFWKGENQVITGMKRNRIRALLANDINLFAYHLPLDCHPVLGNNAQLAKLLDIEGNEPIEEGNAQSVVRRGCFVNGIDINALEQRISLQLGRKPLIEAAGKDEIHTVAWCTGGGQGYIELAAQEGIDAFITGEASEQTIHTAREMGIHFIAAGHHATERYGAKALGEHLAAELGLKVEFIDINNPV